The genomic DNA TGGAAGAGTAGGTCGCCGCCATCGCTAACGGCGTTTTTTGTTGCTGAAAATGCAAGATGCTAAAAAAGGAATGAATATCGTAAGCACCTGGCTAAATAAGTTTTTTTCAGTGGTTTTAAAGCCAAAATACAGTTTTTTTGATTGGAAATGTCTTTTCTATTTGTTAGAATTGATTTAGATGTATGCTATCGCAGATGCAACTAAGCACTATGCAATATTAAAAAGACATTAGGAGATGGAACAATGAAGATAGACACCAAAAAGTTAGAAAAATACCTACGCTATTTCTTTATTCTGTTGACTTCTTTAGTTGTCGGATACAACTTATATTTGAGACAATGGGAGACATTGTGGTCAGCAGTGATGACTTTACTGCTATTTATATTACCGACGGTATTGGAGAAGAGGATTGCGATTAGAATACCTACTACATTTCAAATCATAATCTTACTGTTTATTTTTGCCTCAATGTATTTGGGAGAAATTCACAGTTATTTTTATCGTTATCGCTGGTGGGACAGGATGTTGCACACGGCTTCGGCAGTAATTTTAAGTTATTCGGGTTTTATCTTAATTTATTCTATGAATAAGGATAACAAGATAAATGTGAAATTAAGTCCGAAATTTATGGCTCTATTTAGTTTCTGTTTTGCGATAATGGTTTCTGCGGTTTGGGAAGTATTTGAATATGCTACTGATTCTATTCTCGGATTGGATATGCAAAAGGCACGGAATTTGGAGCAGGTATATGGTTTTTTTGATACCCGTTTGGGGGTAAAAGATACAATGAGTGACTTGATTGTAGATGCTATTGGTGCATATATCGTTTCGCTAATAGGATATTTTCATTTGAAGAGAAAGAAGGATGAGGACTCGGCTTTTTGGGCTTTGCATAAACAGTTTTTAGAAGATAATCCGGAGCTATTCGTGCGGTCAGATAATAAGGTTAAATAAGCTGGACCAGTTTTGGCTGAACAGGAGAGAAGGGAATTTAGTGATTTGTAATGCAGGAAAAATATAAAGATGCTGGAAGGGTTGCATAACATCAGGAAAATTCAGGTATAGTTTCACAGGAATTCAGAATTGCGATTCAAAACTTTCTCAGTAAGGGCAGAAATTGCAATTCATAGTTGTTATTCAAGTGGTTACCGCTAAAATCGGTAGTTGCAGAAGTAATAAGCAATATATGGCTTTTGTAGTTCTCCAGTTCTTTTTGGGGCTGAAAGCGATGGATTCGTCCTGTTTCGGATAAATGCTTCAGGGGAATTTCCTGATTGTTGCAGAGCAATTTTGCCTGGATATTGGCTTTTGGAATTATTTCGTTAAAATGGATTTCCAGAACAGGCAGCAAAGTATTTACCGACGCACCGTTACGAGGTTGGGTGAAAGTAACGACAGGAGCGAGGGTATCGGCTGCAGTTTGAGCTTTGAATTTAATTTCCAGTTTAGGGCTGAGGTTATCTTTTTTATCTTTCACACCTGTAAAAGTAAGTGTATATTCGGTGCTGTCCATTTTGGCTGTTAACAAGCTAACTTTATTGCCCTCAATCAATTGATACGCAATTGGCAAAGGTTTTTCCAGGGCTTGCAAGGTCACTTCCGAATAACCCTTAATTTCTTCACTGAAGATAACTTGCAGTTCACGATTGCTAAGCCGGTTAACTCTTGTAATTTTAGCTATTGTAGAATCGCTATAAGCCATTGATAAATTTAAGGTTGAGACGGCTGAACCGGAGGTAATACCTTCAAAATAGGGTTCTAAACCGAAATCATAGCGACCGTTTTGATTTTTATCTATATATGCACGCAGGATATGCTTTTGGGGATTCAGATTGTCAATAGCATAAGCTCCGCCTTGAAGAACTCCGCTTAAAACGAGTAAAGAATCTGAAGATAAAAGAGTTAGCTCTAATGGCAAGCCCTTATCGGTGGATTCTTCATAGTCAATTGTTCCGGCAATGCGATTGGTAGCAAGATTGCCATTACGAAAGATAAGCGTTTGGTTTTTTTCCAAGGTATTGCCACGCAAGTCCTTAAGGCGTTTAGTGAGGGTTACAAAATAATTAGTATGTAGCTGTAACGGTTCCTTAAGCTGGAGCTTAAGATTAGCTCCATCCAGAGTTATTTTCTTATTTTGCACCGGTGGATAGATGTAGATAGAATTAGCTAAGGTATTCCTATCCATTGGTTTAGAAAAGGAAATCTCAATTATTCCGGAAGAAATATCACCGTATTCGGCAGGAGAACTTTCCAGAATCACAGGTTTATCAAGGTCTTGCGGACCTCCGGTAGGACTGCGTTTATTGCCACAACTGCTAATTAAGAATAATATAATTAGCAGATAGAACAGGCGGACTAAAGTTTTACTAAAGTTCATAATTTTCTATCCCATAAAGATATAGCATTGTTATTCAATTTTGGTTGACCAGGAGGTCAACCTTGCGGAAGAACGACATCTTGTCGTTCCACTTACAACCGCGGTATTTCTTTACCACGCTTTTCTCAGTAACCAAATAAACATAAAAGGTGGTTGACCAGGAGGTCAACCTTCCGAAGTGGTTGACCAGGAGGTCAACCTTGTGGATGAACGACATCTTGTCGTTCCACTTACAACCGAGGTATTTCTTTACCACGCTTTTCTCAGTAACCAAATAAACATAAAAGGTGGTTGACCAGGAGGTCAACCTTCCGAAGTGGTTGACCAGGAGGTCAACCTTGTGGATGAACGACATCTTGTCGTTCCACTTACAACCGAGGTATTTCTTTACCACGCTTTTCTCAGTAACCAAATAAACATAAAAGGTGGTTGACCAGGAGGTCAACCTTCCGAAGTGGTTGACCAGGAGGTCAACCTTGTGGATGAACGACATCTTGTCGTTCCACTTACAACCGAGGTATTTCTTTACCACGCTTTTCTCAGTAACCAAATAAACATAAAAGGTGGTTGACCAGGAGGTCAACCTTCCGAAGTGGTTGACCAGGAGGTCAACCTTGTGGATGAACGACATCTTGTCGTTCCACTTACAACCGAGGTATTTCTTTACCACGCTTTTCTCAGTAACAAAATAAACATAAAAAGTTGGTTGACCAGGAGGTCAACCTTCCGAAGTGGTTGACCAGGAGGTC from Candidatus Cloacimonas sp. includes the following:
- a CDS encoding Ig-like domain-containing protein; the encoded protein is MNFSKTLVRLFYLLIILFLISSCGNKRSPTGGPQDLDKPVILESSPAEYGDISSGIIEISFSKPMDRNTLANSIYIYPPVQNKKITLDGANLKLQLKEPLQLHTNYFVTLTKRLKDLRGNTLEKNQTLIFRNGNLATNRIAGTIDYEESTDKGLPLELTLLSSDSLLVLSGVLQGGAYAIDNLNPQKHILRAYIDKNQNGRYDFGLEPYFEGITSGSAVSTLNLSMAYSDSTIAKITRVNRLSNRELQVIFSEEIKGYSEVTLQALEKPLPIAYQLIEGNKVSLLTAKMDSTEYTLTFTGVKDKKDNLSPKLEIKFKAQTAADTLAPVVTFTQPRNGASVNTLLPVLEIHFNEIIPKANIQAKLLCNNQEIPLKHLSETGRIHRFQPQKELENYKSHILLITSATTDFSGNHLNNNYELQFLPLLRKF